The stretch of DNA gcataactttcctgaaagacaagctagaacgctaaaattttctgtgcaaatcatgcagaggctacttgtgtgtgtaaataaattttatgaagattgctttatttttgttcttcttcttcttcttcggcgttccaggatttttggcctcaggtcagacttcaagttttgtagcttgaataaagctagtggtcaggatcagggagtctttggtgccccagagttgctcctgcagtaTGGCACCTTGtggccagtgatctgttctggcttcctggtggcagtgttcttcttgttcaatttatgacgttttgttagggtacttttttgggggggtcaccctgtagttCACATGTCTTTATATAATACTCATTGACCGTACTCATTGACACACCTGAACGCTCTGAGTCCCTCCAGCCCATCTCCAGGGAACTCAGCCAGCACCTCCATGGCTCTGACGGGCCCCACCCCGGCTATCCCTGGTGTGTAGTCGCTGCCGCACAGCAGTGCAATGTTGATCAGCTTCCGCCGATCCAGAcctgtcaaaagaaaacaagttggCTAGTTGCATTGAGAAAAATTATTAcacttagtcaagctgtggaattcACATGTCGCGACACTGTCATTGGCATTAGTGTCCTTTTTTTCCCCAAGAAAAATCCACGCTGTTCAGAGTCTGCTGATAAAGTCAGAGTTGATTTTCTTACACTGTTacagtgttcttctttttctgcgttcctGAGTTTTTCACTTTCAGGGTCACCCTATGGTGATAGTTTTGCATGCCACACAATTATTTACCCTGCCACTTCAGCAGCATAATGCCTTCTTCAAGAATGTGCCTGCTGGGTATCAGTTTGTTTCCAAATCCCCAGACTTCCGCTGGAAACTTGAAATCTGTAATATTTTGCGTGCTCTTGCACATAAGGGTTGTATGATTCAATCCCCTCAGTGTCTGCACTAAATGCTGATTCTGGGAAATACAGAAGAATTCCCCACCATACTTGGGCCTCAACCTCACACTAACAGTGACGACGATTACAAAGCCAGTGTGCTGCTGACCCAGTTACCGACCAGCCCCATGTAACATTAGAGTGTATAAGATAGGAGGAATGTTTTCTTGCTTCCAACATTAACGTTCCCAACCTTTAAATCGCCTAAACCTCACACAATTGCTTCATCACCGCCTCTTCCCAACCTCGCAATGacatacaaacaaatcaaatgCAGTCTTTACTTTTTAACCCTTatgctggttgtcgcgacatatgtcgcgctacgtTATGTATACTGTCAcgtggttgtcacgacatatgtcgcgctactggctcagtctgtttggtcggttccgattacctcccatggatgcgaaaacctatatgaccgtttttctttatttttctttctgtaaattcaccagtggctatgtaacatgtgttacggaattgcaccagtgtaagggttaatatcTGTCTACTTCCATGTGCTTCAGCCAGTTTTAGTTTCAAACTCTTTGAAGTCTTTCAATTTTcatgagaaaaaaaactaacaactcaacaaaacaagcacacacaaaaagcacacAGTAGCACTCACTCTGATGTGCCACACTGCAAAAAGTACTCACAGAATCTTTGATATATGGCGTTGGCAGAGTAGTACTCCACGTATTTGCTCTGGTTGAAGAAGTTCTTGTAGATGTTAGAGGCGCCAAACAGCCAGGAGTCACTGTCGTCGGTTATGGTTCCTTGTGCGAGACCCAACAACTCCAGTTGTGCGCACTGAGACTCTGCTTCCATCGGGCTCACCACATAAGGCACACCAAACAGCTGCAAGAGTTCCTGCAGAAAAGGATATCAAGGTCATTACAaacaggtcaaggtcatgtgCACAATGACTTTCTGCCTCCATGGGACTCACCAGGTAAGGCACACCAAACAGCTGCAAGAGTTCCTGCAGAAAGAGGCCCAGGTGTCAAGGTCAGTACAaacaggtcaaggtcatgtgCACACAAACTCTGCCTCCATGGGACTCACCACATAAGGCACATCACACAGCAGCAACAATTTCTGCACAAAAAATTACCCCATATGTCAAAGTCAGTACAAACGAGTCAAGGTCATGTGCACAATGACTCTGCCTCCATGGGACTCACCTTGTAAGGTACACCAAACAGCTGCAACAGTCCGTGTAGAAAAATGTGAAAGTCAGCACTAATGTCAATATCAATacaaaccggtcaaggtcatgATTGCATACGGTTTTGAAATTTATAAGACTCGCGCTTTAGGCTTGGAATAGGTGTGCAATCACACaaagtaacaaaaacaaaaaaaagaaagaaagccagcAAGACAGTCAGCAATTAAGATATCGTTACCAATAGCAAGTATTATGTCTCACAATTatacacgagcacacacacagacacacagaccaatTGCATGcatggccacacacacacacacacacacacacacacacacacacacacacacacacacacatacacacacacacacacacacacttgagcacacacacaggcaaaacagacagagataaacagacaaaaacaaatgcatgcatggccacacacacacacacacacacacacacacacacacacacatacacacagagattGAAATGGTAAACACAGTCACAGACAAAGTACCAGAAAACTCATACCTGAGCCTCTAGATTAATCTGCTCCGTGATGGATTTTCCAAGCCTGGCTTGCCGTCCCATTTCTGACGTCAAGGCCTGTCGCTCAGCTGCAAGGCCTCGTTGAAGGTCATAGAGGTCACCCTGAGGAAAGACAGACAATAAGGTTGGATTCTGCTATGAACATTTGAACTCATAAAAAAGAAGTCTTAATTTCCTGCTCAAACAAAAGGTTGCCAAATGACAAATAAAAcgttgaaaagaaagaaaagaaagaaagaaagaaagaaacaagcagCTGTTGTTAATGTAGGACATGTTTTACAAACTGCATATGCAGCAGAACGGAATAAAGCCTTCAAAAACACAACTGTAGACATGTGAACAGACTGTCATGGTGCAAACATGATTTCTTACATTCATTCTCGcctgacaaacacacagacaaacatgaacacacacataaacatatgcacatacacacacacagacagacgtaaAAATAAACAACCACTCAAAACAAATGCTCACCAGAGAGTTGACTCCTTTCGTAAAGTTGCGGATCTCTTCATCTTTTGCAAATTCAACAGAAACGTCTCTAGGCTCTGTGCCAGCTTCTGACTCCTCCCCGAATGAAGGGATGGACACTTCTGAATTGAAACTTTCATGTCGAACAATTCTTGTAGACCCGTTTCCATGGCTTTCCTTGATAGGGTCTGCCGCCTCTTCAGAACGAGACCTAGTAATCTTACTACCAGACTGAGGGACATCTGAGTCAACTTCTATGCCGGCTTCTTGGTTGATATCTGGAGAATGTACTCTTTCATCATCACTTGCGCTctcctctccatctgtctgaTCGATCTTGTTatcttcttcatcatcttcaccATCTTCATTTTCATCGCTGGAACCTTTTGCTTCCAGTGGGGTGAAGCGAGTACTCTGAGGCTGTTTTGTGCCAATTGCATCTGTTCCTGTGACAAACATGCTGGCCGGGAAAAGATCATCGTCTGGCGCTCTGGAAGGATCGATGGTGATTTCCATGAAGCCCTCAtctgaaaaaaagttttaaaaaaaaggtcaATGTACGCATGTAAGAAAAACCAGGgtcacagacctgtttaccctcataagtgttttggagtaatgctcagccccaaaaatagtaatcctggcacaaaaatagtaatcatctaGCATttgtcgccaattacaacgcacatgacaactgtgtctgcgaaacgcaatcatgcacatatatccatcattcacaaacaaaacacatcagtcagtttttgtagtcatcataatttcaaagaagatcacatcaaaagcacatgcatcactgattctttttcttttgctcatagtaggcctttttcagtgtgtcaagcgcttctctactgtacttgcgcttgccgaatgagtgagggcgagacttcacccctagaataaggctctccagcgtctcatcagacagacatgatctctgttcagtgctgtgctttttcaccccattttgccattgaaaaaaacaatgccaaacatgtgaattgataaaaaaaataaaaataaaatatttttttttattttttttttttacattttttttatttatgaaaatcgtagtcttgacacggatagcggaatggcgtattttttgcagaaaatcgtaataaattacgccaaaatcgtaagggtaaacaggtctggggtCAATGATTATGTACAGTATTCTGAAATAACTGGCTAGAGTTTGTACAAATTTTACCTTCTTTCAGATAATCTAAATTTTTCTTGATTaggagactgacagacaggttaaaggcatatgtacgcgctcccgtgtttacaaagtgtagtttgcccacaatcgatgtcaaatgcatcataaggccatataatgacgatatgtcgcaatgcgcggaccatatacatgcattacagcttgttctagcctctgaaaaagtgaggatgtcaacaaagacgcggagttatttcccttgcgtcaacgttccctctgttggcaaatctataaataggacgatctagatcaaaataaaaattcaaatatctcaacatttaaggggtcctagaccacaatattttgcagggaacttaatttagcatgtctccagctgttggtaaagcaattagcgtgtatattcatcgagtTAATATGCCTTTAAGACAGAATGATACAAAAAAATAGACATAAAGACAAATAAATATACGGACAAAATAAAAGACAGggagacaaaaacacaaacatgcaGGCAGGGAGGTCAGACACATTAGCGCTAACACATTCACAGACAAACTGTgaaccctcccccctccccccacctacacacacaaatccTTACCTTCTGAGTCCTCCTCTTCATTCTGAGCAGCTATCACAGGAGGGGGTGCGGTATTTACTTTCTTTTCCACAGTCTGCTCCTCCAGCTTTCCCGTTGGTTTTCTCTTAGGCGCTCTCAGAGAACTTGCAGACTCTTTAGCTAACACGCTATCTGCAGTCACAAATATCCCCTCAGGATTCTTACAACCTTCACTTTTTTCCATAACTTTAGTACGACTAAAGAACTTTGTTTCCTCCACTTCTTCTGTATCAAAGTCTTTAGTGTTTTTAGTTGCCAAGTTTGGCtgtgttttttctcttgtttctGAAGTGTTGTTCATGTTTGTTTCTGCATGAGCCTTGTTGGATTCAGCTGTTCCATTTGAGTCTGGTTCCAGCATAGATTCGACATCCTCAAGGTAGTTTACTGTCAGTGAAGGAAATGCTGAGGACTTGGTTGATGACAACGACGATGAAGACTTTGGTTCTGATGAGGACGCATTTTTCAGCTGCTGCCTTTTGGATTTTCTCAGAACAGTTCGCTTTTCTAGTTCCACAACATCTTCCAAAAATCCACGAGAATCTTGCCCGGCTTCAGGCTTCTGTGTTTCATCTTCAGAATCTAGTTTGTCTGGATCACAATTTCTTGCATTTTCCCTCCTTTCAGGCACAAATTCTGAGTTTGttctttcatcagaattcacaGCCATTGGATTTGACTTTGACTGAAGTTGCTTGCGTCTTTCCAAAGATTTGAGAAGGGCTGCCATTTTGgcttctttctctttcatcAGTTCTTCCTCCTGATGTATCAGTTTTTCTCTCGTATCATCTACTGAGGGTTCCTCTACGGAAGGTTTTCTCTCAGCCAGCGATGATTTTGTGACCTGCGTTCTCTTCTCCAATGATTTCATCAAAGCAGCCATCTTTTCCTCTTTGGCTTTGAGCAAGTCTTCCTCTTCTGTCAACAGTCTGTTTCTGGTTTCTGCTAACTCCCTCTCCTCTTCTGCAAAATCTGTTTTCCCTTCATCGGGTGAATGGCTATTTCCTGAATCTGTACTCCTGCTCTCCAGAAGCTTGCACCTATCATCAGTAGAATGATATCCTTCCTTTTCATCAGTAAGTGGTGAATCAGTTTTCTCAATTTTGAAATCTGACGGTCTGTTTTGCCCATTCCCTTCCTCATCCTTATTGTGCAGGTCGTTGTTGTTGCAACTGCTATCTTTTGAGATCAGTTCCGTAATTTCTGTCTCTTCACACGGCTCCTTCTTTATACAGTCTGTGATTGAAGAAGTACTTGTCTTTGTCTCTTCTGACACATCAACAATATCCTCATCTTCCTCATTGTCTGAAATGACGGGTCTTCTGGCAGATGTCTTCCTGCCTCTGCCCTTTTTGGCAACACTGCGTAGTCCACTCCTCGTCATCAAGGATtttcctctcctctctcttcgACTTTTCCCCTTGTCTTCATCACTCATTTCATCATCTGATACAATCTTCCCTCCTGCTGCTGTTTGCTCGTCAACAACACTTTTTTCCCACTCATCGACATTCGCAACTAGTTCTTCATCTGGAATCTCTTCCTCTAcagtttcaagcaccatcttcttTTTGTCAAGATTTCTCTCTGATTCCCTTTCCTCTTTCAACAGTTTCCTAGCTTTGTATCGTTCTGCCTCAGCATCTTGTTGCTTGCGTGTGAGACCCTTGATCAGGATGTAGTGCGCTGCGTCTTCCGACACGACCCGCTGCGCCTCAACCACTTCGCCGTAATAGTCGTCTCCCAAGGCATAGGTTATGTCCCCTGATACTTGCTGGTTCATTTCTTTGCGGAGGGATTCAATTTTTCCCGTCAGCCTGCTCTGCTTGATCAGTTTCTTGAGCTGGTAGTCTGAGAAATCTTTCGACTCCTGTAACCGAATCAGTAAAGATTATTCCCCTgagagcggcgtatggctgcctgaatcaGTGAgtagcggggtaaaaatggtcatacatgtaaaaatccacgaagaagaagaagaagtaaagatTACAAATCCATTTTAAAAGCAAATTTGTAAACAAAGAACACAACAAAGTTTTCTTCAGCCTGTCTGTTTCGTCTGCATGTTCAGCAGCAGCATAACTTTTCATGATTATTCTCAGAGAAGTCCTGACAGTATTATTCAAAGTATACATGCATCAAACACTTGCGTTTTTACACGCAGAaattaaaataacatttcaagacaaaaacacaaccATTTCCTTACAATAAATGCATTTATGCACTCAAATTTGCACAGCGTCTCAAAGAAAAGAATGAGCCAATCTGCTTACCTCTGGCATGATTGCGATGCGAGCCAAAGCGTTCTCTCTTCTCTGCTCCTTCATCTCCATCAGGATCTCATGACGGATCTCCGCCGGCAAGGACTTGAATTCCTTCGAGTCAAAGTCAATGTCATCCAAATTCTGAAAGTCATCCTGGAAAACAGAGATAAAATTAGTTTTGACAGTAAGAGAGATTGAACTggggtaaaaataaaaaagcttACTTTGGGaagggtttggggggggggggggggggtggtggtgttatACTCCCGGGAACAGGGGGTCACAAAATGGAGAAATGTTTGAAATTTGTCACCAAAAATGGGTCTTTAATATGTTTTAAAAACTCAATCACCCACTTTAAGACTGACAGAAAAAGCGCTTTACACAGATCTGCTAACA from Littorina saxatilis isolate snail1 linkage group LG13, US_GU_Lsax_2.0, whole genome shotgun sequence encodes:
- the LOC138983577 gene encoding DNA excision repair protein ERCC-5 homolog encodes the protein MGVQGLWQLLHPAGKPVSPSSLEGKVLAVDISIWLHQTMKGMRDKDGNPLPNAHLQGLFSRVCKLLFYRIRPVFVFDGGVPALKKKTLAARRERKENIDKEKGHTSQKILQNLLKSHAVKGVTGDRTEHISLPAKPGAEADIYQLPPLPEVDKGSKDPVENGAAWEWEAEEDLFDHHRNLVHSYQDDFQNLDDIDFDSKEFKSLPAEIRHEILMEMKEQRRENALARIAIMPEESKDFSDYQLKKLIKQSRLTGKIESLRKEMNQQVSGDITYALGDDYYGEVVEAQRVVSEDAAHYILIKGLTRKQQDAEAERYKARKLLKEERESERNLDKKKMVLETVEEEIPDEELVANVDEWEKSVVDEQTAAGGKIVSDDEMSDEDKGKSRRERRGKSLMTRSGLRSVAKKGRGRKTSARRPVISDNEEDEDIVDVSEETKTSTSSITDCIKKEPCEETEITELISKDSSCNNNDLHNKDEEGNGQNRPSDFKIEKTDSPLTDEKEGYHSTDDRCKLLESRSTDSGNSHSPDEGKTDFAEEERELAETRNRLLTEEEDLLKAKEEKMAALMKSLEKRTQVTKSSLAERKPSVEEPSVDDTREKLIHQEEELMKEKEAKMAALLKSLERRKQLQSKSNPMAVNSDERTNSEFVPERRENARNCDPDKLDSEDETQKPEAGQDSRGFLEDVVELEKRTVLRKSKRQQLKNASSSEPKSSSSLSSTKSSAFPSLTVNYLEDVESMLEPDSNGTAESNKAHAETNMNNTSETREKTQPNLATKNTKDFDTEEVEETKFFSRTKVMEKSEGCKNPEGIFVTADSVLAKESASSLRAPKRKPTGKLEEQTVEKKVNTAPPPVIAAQNEEEDSEDEGFMEITIDPSRAPDDDLFPASMFVTGTDAIGTKQPQSTRFTPLEAKGSSDENEDGEDDEEDNKIDQTDGEESASDDERVHSPDINQEAGIEVDSDVPQSGSKITRSRSEEAADPIKESHGNGSTRIVRHESFNSEVSIPSFGEESEAGTEPRDVSVEFAKDEEIRNFTKGVNSLGDLYDLQRGLAAERQALTSEMGRQARLGKSITEQINLEAQELLQLFGVPYVVSPMEAESQCAQLELLGLAQGTITDDSDSWLFGASNIYKNFFNQSKYVEYYSANAIYQRFCLDRRKLINIALLCGSDYTPGIAGVGPVRAMEVLAEFPGDGLEGLRAFREWWEDAKDGILPRNQGKVRNKLRNLELHEGFPSRQVVEAYLHPSVDESEDGFTWRMPDVERLQQYAKKKFGWTRQKADEALEPMMKELTKKMTQGRIHSYFQPENFLPPKQVQSKRLQAALDKFQGRGDSESESESESASQSESEESDPPLPELGESVIDKANQILSGSTRGRGRGSRGRGGKRGGKSAGQEVKVQGGRGRGGGQDPQQREVVGQRGRGGKPQAKVQKQTRKGSKSETEKSPVRTQRVRGRGRGAAHIPTAVSRPAQPRQALLRDEVSLSESSSSDEDSDEPQTKKQKIHQGRPVSHPHTKQDSGSVAAKSTVAKQKGLTPLTTTKSIKKKPGGPNVKKVAPAKYRPAPAKQKAKGEVFSCGAKALSATGDQAALRDALGGDLDPTTMTLDDLGSDFSDD